A single region of the Zygotorulaspora mrakii chromosome 4, complete sequence genome encodes:
- the STH1 gene encoding RSC chromatin remodeling complex ATPase subunit STH1 (similar to Saccharomyces cerevisiae STH1 (YIL126W); ancestral locus Anc_2.235) encodes MDLISTAPNMIGMEQHQPHPEGLIDVSSDILSDAASSTTDDPKKSLTIHIPKPNSIAQLDQLLYRYRAISDQGKASRVEVEALERAFYEISRDQDVYIQRLEELRSVKNEECQYDDALLSKQILAFQLLEKDLDIPDNLLSENNDEQENYGSKITTEQELRPVNVSMDFDQKAIEFKLFDKFTNTTPTELGHYQTETMISSHIAKRISELERLPANLGTYSLEDSLEFTTKDDIPSRIDELKIKALVELKSLKLLTKQKSLRQKLITNVLSQAHHTVPFLRDSPFTMAAQRSVQVRSKVIVPQTVRLAEELERQQLLEKRKKESNLHMKKVTGIIDFVQNRQSNNWSYRDRAIQFGKLGQMTHNQIEKEEQRRMERTAKQRLAALKSNDEEAYLKLLDQTKDTRITQLLKQTNTFLDSLAQAVKVQQNEAKILRGEEIPPITDEEREKVDYYEVAHTVKEKVVKQPSMLVGGTLKEYQIRGLEWMVSLYNNHLNGILADEMGLGKTIQSISLITYLSEVKKEKGPFLVIVPLSTITNWTLEFEKWAPGLNTIIYKGTPNQRRGLQQQVRIGNFDVLLTTYEYIIKDRSVLAKPDWAHMIIDEGHRMKNAQSKLSYTITHYYRTRNRLILTGTPLQNNLPELWALLNFVLPKIFNSAKTFEDWFNTPFANTGTQEKLELTEEEMLLIIRRLHKVLRPFLLRRLKKEVEKDLPDKVEKVVKCRLSGLQHQLYQQMLNHNALFVGAGTEGATKGGIKGLNNKIMQLRKICNHPFVFDEVESVINPTRANSSLLYRVAGKFELLDRVLPKFKATGHRVLMFFQMTQVMDIMEDFLRLRDLKYMRLDGSTKTEERTEMLKAFNAPNSDYFCFLLSTRAGGLGLNLQTADTVIIFDTDWNPHQDLQAQDRAHRIGQKNEVRILRLITTDSVEEVILERAMQKLDIDGKVIQAGKFDNKSTAEEQEAFLRRLIESESSKDDDDKAELDDEELNEILARSEGEKEFFDKIDRERIEQERLEAKAEGLSKPLPRLIETDELPEVFTEDISTHLQPEPVAVGRVRERKKVYYDDGLTEEQFLQAVEDEGSTLEEVIQRRREARTKRQKPRFEEDEGLDTIDNSPEPSYQEPVEDENREPTISDQHIPVVDENESPQVVAPKRKVRSRKKRTASAVENLPDKQNVTPMEIDEPEKKKPKLKIRLKLKGEPGATGKLETNEKGKVDVKEENEKSLKAKKGKTTNAASNKATCVNDAKLEVSTKITELIDAMRGQVDETDDHPRTSIFEKLPLKKEYPDYFAVIKKPIALDTISKKNKKGSYESLDDVKNDIQTMYDNARFYNEEGSWVYNDADKLNVFTDEWFNQNS; translated from the coding sequence ATGGATTTAATTTCAACTGCTCCTAATATGATTGGAATGGAGCAACATCAGCCTCATCCGGAAGGTCTGATAGATGTATCTTCTGACATTCTTTCAGATGCAGCGAGCTCCACAACGGATGACCCGAAGAAGTCACTGACAATACATATACCCAAACCGAATTCTATAGCGCAGCTGGATCAATTGCTGTATCGTTATCGGGCAATATCTGATCAGGGCAAAGCGAGCAGAGTGGAAGTAGAAGCGCTTGAACGCGCCTTCTACGAAATTTCTAGAGATCAGGATGTATACATTCAACGTCTCGAGGAATTGCGTTCAGTGAAAAATGAGGAATGTCAATATGATGATGCTTTATTAAGCAAACAGATATTAGCTTTCCAACTACTGGAAAAGGACCTGGATATACCAGATAATTTACTATCagaaaacaatgatgaaCAGGAGAATTATGGTTCGAAAATAACGACTGAGCAAGAATTGAGACCAGTAAATGTTTCAATGGATTTTGATCAGAAAGCAATTGAGTTCaagctttttgataaatttaCAAATACTACACCAACAGAACTTGGTCATTATCAAACAGAAACTATGATATCTTCGCATATAGCTAAGAGAATCAGCGAACTGGAGAGGCTGCCTGCCAATCTGGGTACCTATTCTTTAGAAGATTCTTTAGAGTTTACTACGAAGGACGATATACCATCTAGAATTGACGAATTGAAGATAAAGGCACTTGTTGAGTTGAAAAGTCTTAAGCTTCTCACGAAGCAAAAATCTCTGAGGCAAAAATTGATTACAAACGTTTTAAGTCAAGCTCATCACACAGTTCCTTTTTTGAGGGATTCGCCTTTCACAATGGCTGCACAAAGATCTGTTCAGGTGAGATCCAAAGTAATTGTTCCACAGACGGTAAGACTTGCAGAAGAATTAGAGAGACAACAGCTGCTGGAGAAACGTAAAAAGGAAAGTAACTTGCATATGAAGAAGGTCACGGGAATTATTGATTTTGTGCAAAATAGGCAATCAAACAATTGGTCGTATCGTGATCGTGCGATCCAATTTGGTAAATTGGGACAGATGACTCATAACCAAATAGAAAAGGAGGAGCAAAGGAGAATGGAAAGAACTGCAAAACAGCGTTTGGCTGCATTGAAGTctaatgatgaagaagcttATTTGAAACTGTTAGATCAAACAAAAGATACAAGAATTACACAGCTGTTGAAACAAACCAACACCTTCTTAGATTCTCTAGCTCAGGCAGTTAAGGTTCAACAGAATGAAGCTAAGATACTTAGAGGTGAAGAAATTCCCCCAATAACAGACGAAGAAAGGGAAAAGGTCGATTATTACGAGGTTGCACATACGGTTAAGGAGAAGGTGGTTAAACAGCCATCCATGTTAGTTGGTGGTACCTTGAAGGAATATCAAATTCGTGGTTTAGAATGGATGGTTTCGTTATACAACAATCATCTAAATGGTATTTTGGCAGATGAAATGGGTCTCGGTAAGACCATTCAGTCTATATCTCTTATCACATACTTATCTGaagtcaaaaaagaaaagggGCCATTCCTAGTTATTGTACCTTTATCTACTATCACAAATTGGACCTTGGAGTTTGAAAAGTGGGCCCCCGGTTTGAATACAATTATATACAAGGGCACGCCAAACCAAAGACGTGGATTGCAGCAACAAGTAAGAATCGGAAACTTTGATGTTCTTTTAACTACATATGAATACATCATCAAAGATCGTTCTGTTTTGGCTAAACCGGATTGGGCTCATATGATCATTGATGAAGGTCacagaatgaaaaatgctCAATCTAAGTTATCTTATACCATCACACATTACTATCGCACAAGAAACAGACTAATTTTGACAGGTACACCTTTGCAGAATAATTTACCTGAACTGTGGGCACTTTTGAACTTTGTTCTTCCCAAAATCTTTAATTCAGCAAAGACATTTGAAGACTGGTTTAATACTCCTTTCGCAAATACTGGTACTcaagaaaaacttgaattAACAGAAGAAGAGATGTTATTGATCATCAGGAGATTACATAAAGTTTTGAGACCTTTCTTGTTACGTcgtttgaagaaagaagttgaaaaggatTTACCCGATAAAGTGGAAAAAGTTGTTAAATGTAGACTTTCGGGTTTACAGCATCAGCTGTATCAACAAATGCTTAATCACAATGCTCTTTTTGTGGGAGCTGGTACAGAAGGAGCTACAAAAGGTGGAATCAAAGGTCTAAATAATAAGATCATGCAATTGAGAAAGATTTGTAACCATccatttgtttttgacGAAGTTGAAAGTGTGATTAATCCAACTCGTGCGAATAGTTCTCTTCTTTACCGTGTAGCCGGTAAATTCGAATTGCTAGATAGGGTGCTGCCTAAGTTTAAGGCAACAGGGCATCGTGTATTGatgttttttcaaatgactCAAGTTATGGATATCATGGAAGACTTCTTAAGATTGagagatttgaaatatatgagACTGGATGGTTCTACAAAGACCGAAGAAAGGACTGAGATGCTGAAAGCATTTAATGCGCCAAATTCTGACTACTTTTGCTTTCTGTTGTCAACAAGAGCCGGTGGTTTAGGTCTGAATCTTCAAACTGCTGATACGGTTATTATCTTTGATACAGATTGGAATCCTCACCAAGATTTACAGGCACAAGATAGAGCTCATAGAATTGGTCAAAAGAATGAGGTTAGAATTTTACGATTAATTACAACTGATTCCGTTGAGGAGGTCATTCTTGAAAGAGCAATGCAGAAGCTGGATATTGATGGGAAAGTTATTCAAGCTGGTAAATTTGACAACAAATCTACGGcagaagaacaagaagcATTTTTAAGAAGATTAATTGAAAGTGAGTCCAGTaaagatgacgatgataAAGCTGAActcgatgatgaagaattaaatgaaatattaGCGCGTAGTGAGGGTGAAAAGgagttttttgataaaattgatcGCGAGAGAATAGAACAGGAAAGGTTGGAAGCCAAAGCGGAGGGCTTATCAAAACCATTACCACGTCTAATAGAAACCGATGAGCTTCCGGAGGTTTTCACGGAAGATATTTCAACCCATCTGCAGCCAGAACCTGTGGCAGTGGGAAGGGtaagagaaagaaaaaaagtttaTTACGATGATGGCCTGACTGAAGAGCAATTCTTACAAGCTGTAGAAGATGAGGGCAGCACCCTTGAAGAAGTAATTCAAAGGAGACGGGAGGCCAGGACCAAAAGACAAAAACCCAGGTTTGAAGAGGATGAAGGGCTCGACACAATTGATAATTCGCCGGAACCGTCTTACCAGGAGCCTGTCGAAGACGAAAACAGAGAGCCAACGATCTCTGACCAGCACATCCCTGTGGtcgatgaaaatgaatcacCTCAGGTGGTGGCACCTAAGCGCAAGGTTAgatcaaggaaaaagagaacagCATCTGCTGTGGAAAACCTACCTGATAAGCAGAATGTTACTCCTATGGAAATAGATGAGccagagaaaaagaagccTAAGTTAAAAATAAGATTAAAATTAAAAGGCGAACCAGGAGCCACAGGAAAGTTGGAAACTAATGAAAAAGGTAAAGTTGACGTTAAGGAAGAAAACGAAAAGTCGCtaaaggcaaaaaaaggTAAGACTACTAATGCTGCGAGCAATAAGGCCACTTGTGTAAACGATGCCAAATTAGAAGTTTCCACAAAGATAACTGAGCTGATCGATGCTATGCGTGGGCAAGTTGATGAAACAGATGACCATCCAAGgacttcaatttttgaaaaattacctttgaaaaaagagtatCCTGATTATTTTGCTGTAATCAAAAAGCCCATAGCGCTTGACACAATatcgaagaagaataagaaGGGCAGTTACGAGAGCTTAGATGatgtgaaaaatgatatccAGACTATGTACGATAATGCTCGCTTCTATAATGAGGAAGGATCGTGGGTTTATAATGATGCAGATAAGTTGAACGTATTTACTGATGAGTGGTTCAATCAAAACAGTTAG
- the RRT14 gene encoding Rrt14p (similar to Saccharomyces cerevisiae YIL127C; ancestral locus Anc_2.234): protein MSSFSKSTEFQATNAVNSLIKRILPGMQKIAVHNKDKKKSKFKQKGSTAQFIDRNLKERVELNEKNVFLSKKRERKVRKQENKSKRAHNEKLEQQARLQLLVKHQAEGTLTDTECDYLSKLTKRNVLNAKAWDLDEDDEDESIELQRYILEKLSESQKDSRSLNRRKRVKLFKEEIKEKANTSLERKYPGLTPGLAPVGLSDEESSDDE from the coding sequence ATGTCATCGTTTTCGAAATCCACGGAGTTCCAAGCCACCAATGCGGTGAACAGTCTAATAAAACGCATACTTCCAGGTATGCAGAAGATAGCTGTACATAACAAGGATAAAAAGAAATCGAAGTTTAAGCAAAAGGGCAGTACAGCACAATTCATTGACCGTAATTTAAAAGAAAGAGTTGAATTgaatgagaaaaatgtCTTTCTGTCAAAGAAGAGGGAGCGCAAGGTGAGAAAACAGGAAAACAAGTCAAAAAGAGCACATAATGAGAAATTGGAGCAGCAAGCGAGGTTGCAGCTACTTGTAAAACACCAGGCTGAGGGTACCTTAACAGATACGGAATGTGACTATCTGAGTAAGCTGACAAAGAGAAATGTATTAAACGCAAAGGCATGGGATTTagacgaagatgacgaagatgagTCAATAGAATTACAGAGGTATATACTAGAGAAGTTATCGGAATCTCAAAAGGACTCAAGAAGTCtgaacagaagaaaaagagttaagcttttcaaagaggaGATTAAGGAAAAGGCGAACACTTCTTTGGAAAGGAAATATCCCGGTTTGACACCAGGTCTGGCACCCGTTGGACTAAGTGACGAGGAATCtagtgatgatgaatag